A stretch of Fibrobacterota bacterium DNA encodes these proteins:
- a CDS encoding response regulator: MNYLRSILDSSFMPHGHCFFWTPDILWLHVIGDAVTATSYYLIPFALVYFVWKRRHLPYPSLFIMFGIFILACGTTHIMGVVTLWHPLYRLEGVIKVVTAIASIATTIALYPVIPKALRLRTPEELESINVQLAEKNWELAAGRESFRNIVERDPGGIVVLAMDGTIVFANPSSRQYLPGTPADPVGGRVPEAPGGGAAAEFTYGADSEGPLIAESWISETQWQGLPAQLVHLRDITARKRTEAALRLSQEQLQQAQKMDAIGRLAGGIAHDFNNLLTAINGFTSLSLVKLPAENPVREHLIEVARAGERASQLTRQLLAFSRKQLLSPQSVDLNKVVAEMGNMIRRIIGEGFTVATRLDPDLAPIRMDPGQLEQIIINLAVNARDAMPDGGELLIETAGFAFTTGMIGALDSFRPGNYAMLAVSDKGQGMSPEVMARLFEPFFTTKAPGKGTGLGLSMVYGIVKQSEGHIMVTSEPGRGSTFKLYFPLAPEAGALEAKAAETPVAERPGHETVLLVEDEAAVRRLASEVLRSAGYHVLSAHDGEAALDLARRYAEPIHILVTDVIMPKLKGSEVARQLARSRPDIRILYMSGFTEDAAVRNGILNDSVAFLQKPFSTSQLLSFVRKLLDAPAVGQAAQTSREGNAPA, translated from the coding sequence ATGAATTACCTCCGCAGCATCCTGGACTCGAGCTTTATGCCCCACGGGCATTGCTTTTTCTGGACCCCGGATATCCTATGGCTGCACGTGATCGGGGACGCCGTCACCGCCACCTCTTATTACTTGATCCCTTTCGCCCTCGTCTACTTCGTCTGGAAGCGCAGGCACCTTCCTTACCCATCGCTCTTCATCATGTTCGGCATCTTCATCCTGGCTTGCGGGACCACCCATATCATGGGCGTAGTCACGCTCTGGCATCCCCTGTACCGCTTGGAAGGCGTCATCAAGGTGGTCACCGCCATCGCCTCCATCGCCACCACCATCGCGCTGTACCCGGTCATTCCCAAGGCCCTCCGCCTTCGCACTCCGGAAGAGCTGGAAAGCATCAATGTCCAATTGGCCGAAAAGAACTGGGAACTGGCGGCGGGGCGCGAGAGCTTCCGGAACATCGTCGAGCGCGACCCGGGCGGAATCGTGGTACTCGCCATGGACGGCACCATCGTCTTCGCGAATCCGTCTTCCCGGCAGTACCTCCCCGGGACCCCGGCCGACCCCGTAGGAGGCCGGGTGCCGGAAGCGCCGGGAGGCGGCGCCGCGGCGGAGTTCACCTACGGCGCCGATTCCGAGGGCCCGCTCATCGCCGAGTCCTGGATCTCGGAAACGCAGTGGCAGGGATTGCCCGCGCAATTGGTCCACCTGCGCGATATCACCGCGCGCAAGCGCACCGAGGCGGCCCTCCGCCTGAGCCAGGAGCAATTGCAGCAAGCCCAGAAGATGGACGCCATCGGCCGCCTGGCCGGAGGCATCGCGCACGATTTCAACAACCTGCTCACCGCCATCAACGGATTCACTTCCCTCTCCCTGGTCAAGCTGCCCGCGGAGAACCCCGTGCGGGAGCATTTGATCGAGGTGGCGAGGGCCGGGGAACGCGCCTCCCAGCTTACGCGCCAACTGCTCGCTTTCAGCCGCAAGCAACTCCTCTCCCCCCAGAGCGTCGATCTGAACAAGGTCGTAGCTGAAATGGGGAACATGATCCGCCGTATCATCGGCGAAGGTTTTACGGTAGCCACCCGCCTTGATCCGGATTTAGCCCCTATCCGCATGGATCCCGGCCAGCTCGAGCAGATAATCATCAACCTTGCCGTCAACGCGCGCGACGCCATGCCAGATGGCGGCGAGCTTTTGATCGAAACCGCCGGCTTCGCTTTCACGACCGGGATGATCGGGGCGCTCGATTCCTTCCGGCCCGGGAACTACGCCATGCTGGCGGTTTCGGACAAGGGCCAGGGGATGAGTCCGGAAGTGATGGCGCGCCTTTTCGAACCCTTCTTCACGACCAAAGCCCCGGGCAAAGGGACCGGGCTGGGTCTCTCCATGGTCTACGGCATCGTGAAGCAGAGCGAGGGACATATCATGGTGACCAGCGAACCGGGCCGGGGCAGTACTTTCAAACTCTATTTCCCCCTGGCTCCGGAGGCGGGCGCCCTCGAGGCCAAAGCCGCCGAGACCCCCGTCGCCGAGCGTCCCGGGCATGAGACCGTCCTGCTTGTCGAAGACGAAGCGGCCGTGCGCCGGCTCGCCTCCGAAGTCCTCAGGTCCGCGGGCTACCACGTCCTCTCCGCCCATGACGGCGAGGCGGCCCTGGATCTGGCCCGGCGTTATGCCGAGCCCATCCACATCCTGGTTACCGACGTCATCATGCCCAAGCTGAAGGGCTCGGAGGTGGCTCGCCAACTGGCACGCAGCCGTCCCGACATCCGCATCCTCTACATGTCCGGCTTCACCGAAGACGCGGCCGTCCGCAACGGCATCCTCAACGACTCCGTCGCATTCCTGCAGAAGCCCTTCTCCACCTCCCAACTCCTCTCCTTCGTCCGCA
- a CDS encoding PQQ-dependent sugar dehydrogenase produces MTVADSELKKVSIISTGLANPMELAIAPDNRIFIVERVSGNIKIYDPATKQTATAGKVSVFATAPHTGLLGIALDPAFATNHFVYVYYTHLTLAQHELARFTEAGGVLSDASKVVVLTVPGIRWADQHHSAGSLAFGSDGNLYISTGENVDPNVSQGYASTGATRQEDTQATAANTNDLNGKILRIHPEANGTYTIPAGNLFPTPTAKEKGEIFAMGMRNPIRIALDSKTGWVYWCEPGPDATTASTTRGPLGRDEVNRAKVPGFFGWPYFNADNQAYIMNGVKQDPAHVTNHSTNNTGDTLLPPAQPTILAYGDADAPSAVFANADARAAVVGGLYRFDAALKSPNRLPPRYDGSLFIMDWARHWINEVTFKADGSVNSIAAFMASSKPNGPIDMAFGPNGDMFLLEYDGNSLSQIQYTGACKMDGSSALKYGLTSPRKPAGMRIPMEAYVGRRMGPEAKAFWAGRLKSL; encoded by the coding sequence ATGACCGTGGCCGACTCCGAACTCAAGAAGGTCTCCATCATCAGCACGGGATTGGCCAATCCCATGGAACTGGCGATCGCCCCGGACAATCGCATTTTCATCGTCGAGCGCGTGAGCGGCAACATCAAGATCTACGATCCCGCCACCAAGCAAACGGCCACCGCGGGCAAGGTTTCCGTCTTCGCGACCGCGCCGCATACGGGCCTGCTGGGCATCGCCTTGGATCCGGCATTCGCCACCAATCATTTCGTCTACGTCTATTACACCCATCTCACCTTGGCCCAGCACGAATTGGCCCGCTTCACCGAGGCCGGGGGCGTCTTGTCCGACGCCTCCAAGGTGGTCGTCTTGACCGTGCCCGGCATCCGCTGGGCCGATCAGCATCATTCGGCGGGCTCCTTGGCCTTCGGCTCCGATGGGAACCTCTACATCTCGACGGGCGAGAACGTGGACCCCAACGTTTCCCAGGGCTACGCGTCCACCGGAGCGACCCGGCAGGAAGATACCCAGGCGACGGCGGCGAACACCAATGATCTGAACGGCAAGATCCTGCGCATCCATCCCGAAGCGAACGGCACCTATACCATCCCCGCGGGAAACCTTTTCCCCACCCCGACCGCCAAGGAGAAGGGCGAAATCTTCGCCATGGGCATGCGCAATCCCATCCGCATCGCGCTGGATTCCAAAACGGGATGGGTCTATTGGTGCGAGCCCGGCCCCGATGCGACGACGGCCAGCACCACCCGCGGCCCCTTGGGCCGGGACGAAGTCAACCGGGCCAAGGTCCCCGGCTTCTTCGGCTGGCCCTATTTCAACGCCGACAACCAGGCCTATATCATGAACGGCGTCAAGCAGGATCCGGCGCATGTCACCAACCATTCGACCAATAATACGGGTGATACCCTGCTCCCGCCCGCCCAGCCCACCATCTTGGCCTACGGGGATGCCGATGCCCCCTCCGCCGTTTTCGCCAACGCCGACGCCCGCGCCGCCGTCGTAGGCGGCCTCTACCGCTTCGACGCGGCCCTGAAATCCCCCAACCGCCTGCCCCCGCGCTACGACGGAAGCCTGTTCATCATGGATTGGGCGCGCCACTGGATCAACGAAGTCACCTTCAAGGCCGACGGCTCGGTGAACTCGATCGCCGCCTTCATGGCCAGCAGCAAGCCCAACGGCCCCATCGACATGGCCTTCGGCCCCAACGGCGATATGTTCCTGCTGGAATACGACGGGAACAGCCTCTCCCAAATCCAATACACCGGCGCCTGCAAGATGGACGGCTCCAGCGCGCTCAAGTACGGCCTTACCTCGCCCCGGAAACCCGCCGGCATGCGCATCCCGATGGAAGCCTACGTAGGCCGCCGCATGGGACCGGAAGCCAAAGCGTTCTGGGCCGGGCGTCTGAAGTCGCTCTAA